One stretch of Micromonospora echinospora DNA includes these proteins:
- a CDS encoding SDR family oxidoreductase has product MHLLVVGASGFLGAEVCRQAVAAGHRVTGTYHSNAVTAPGVAPHRLDVTDRAAVRELLTRVRPDAVVATPYRYDDWAVTADGAAHIAVAAAEVGARLVHLSSDALHAGRPKAYADEDVPTPLHPYGAAKAAAETAVRAVDPGAAVVRTSLIVGEGSKQIQLCRDALAGRATLFTDELRCPVHVADLAAAVLELVPGDYAGLLNVAGPDAVSRAELGLLVARHDGVDAGGLRTTTIAAAGLHRPGEVVLDSARAAGLLRTRLRGITELYG; this is encoded by the coding sequence ATGCACCTGCTCGTGGTGGGAGCCAGCGGCTTCCTCGGCGCCGAGGTGTGCCGGCAGGCGGTCGCCGCCGGGCACCGGGTGACCGGCACGTACCACTCGAACGCCGTCACGGCTCCCGGCGTCGCGCCGCACCGGCTCGACGTGACCGACCGCGCCGCCGTGCGTGAGCTGCTGACCCGGGTACGCCCCGACGCGGTCGTCGCCACCCCCTACCGGTACGACGACTGGGCGGTCACGGCGGACGGGGCGGCCCACATCGCGGTAGCCGCCGCCGAGGTGGGCGCCCGGCTGGTGCACCTGTCCAGCGACGCGCTGCACGCCGGGCGGCCGAAGGCGTACGCGGACGAGGACGTGCCCACGCCGCTGCACCCGTACGGGGCGGCGAAGGCGGCGGCGGAGACGGCCGTGCGGGCGGTGGACCCGGGCGCGGCGGTGGTGCGTACCTCGCTGATCGTGGGGGAGGGCAGCAAGCAGATCCAGCTCTGCCGGGACGCGCTGGCCGGGCGGGCCACGTTGTTCACCGACGAGCTGCGCTGCCCGGTGCACGTCGCCGACCTCGCCGCCGCGGTGCTGGAGCTGGTGCCGGGGGACTACGCCGGGCTGCTCAACGTGGCCGGGCCGGACGCGGTGAGCCGGGCCGAGCTCGGGCTGCTGGTGGCCCGGCACGACGGCGTCGACGCGGGCGGGCTGCGGACGACCACGATCGCCGCCGCCGGGCTGCACCGCCCGGGTGAGGTGGTGCTGGACTCCGCCCGTGCCGCCGGGCTGCTGCGGACCCGCCTGCGAGGGATCACCGAGCTGTACGGCTAG
- a CDS encoding winged helix-turn-helix domain-containing protein gives MEEKTERTVHIDHRQVRALAQPLRMRLVGALRVGGPATATALAEALGTNSGATSYHLRQLAEVGLVVEDPSLGTGRQRYWRAAHDVTNWESSDFDDDPDARAAIEWIEADYVRFFAGHAERWFAQRHQWSPAWRDAFGMGDFFMRIPVDRLKAIQEEVFAVFERHRDATDPDDPDAETVQLYLAALPMDAAYPRSTPPPAEEKP, from the coding sequence ATGGAGGAGAAGACGGAGCGCACCGTACACATCGACCACCGCCAGGTTCGTGCCCTGGCCCAACCGCTGCGCATGCGGCTGGTCGGGGCGCTGCGCGTGGGCGGCCCGGCCACCGCCACCGCCCTCGCCGAGGCGCTCGGCACCAACAGCGGCGCGACCAGTTACCACCTGCGCCAACTCGCCGAGGTGGGCCTCGTGGTGGAGGACCCGAGCCTCGGCACCGGCCGCCAGCGCTACTGGCGGGCCGCGCACGACGTCACCAACTGGGAATCCAGCGACTTCGACGACGACCCCGACGCGCGGGCGGCCATCGAGTGGATCGAGGCGGACTACGTCCGCTTCTTCGCCGGGCACGCCGAACGCTGGTTCGCCCAGCGGCACCAGTGGTCGCCGGCCTGGCGCGACGCGTTCGGCATGGGCGACTTCTTCATGCGGATTCCGGTCGACCGCCTCAAGGCGATCCAGGAGGAGGTCTTCGCGGTCTTCGAGCGGCACCGCGACGCCACCGACCCCGACGACCCCGACGCCGAGACGGTGCAGCTCTACCTCGCCGCCCTCCCGATGGACGCCGCCTACCCGCGGTCCACCCCGCCGCCTGCCGAGGAGAAGCCGTGA
- a CDS encoding MFS transporter, producing MTALSVRQIRIRYLTLYGLRWLPSGLLMPVMILLMQERGLTLSQIGLVATAQGLVVLALELPTGGFADALGRKPVLVTAWVIGLGSLALMAVADSFWMFFLVWALQGVYRALDSGPLESWYVDATLAADPKAEYERGLGWAGTVVGVAIGAGALLSGGLVALGPLGPVSALALPVIVAAVLQAVSIVALLALMAERRPASGPAALRASVVDAPRMVGQAVGLLRRNRVLLALVAVELFWGFGMVTFESLLPVRLAEVLGDPDRAAALLGPAGTAAWLANAAGAALTPFLLRRLGAAPAAALMRILQGVTVVGMGLLAGPVGILIAYLACYTVHGASNPLHMGLLHRQVDGPYRTSVLSLNSMAGQPAGALGAVTLTALADATSVGVAMIVGGVVLAVAAPLYLPAWRAARRTSAEAEVAPEVTGGGPGHAGLASEPPLDPADRATVVGAARAAGRGEPVVPASPGRE from the coding sequence GTGACCGCGCTGTCCGTACGCCAGATCCGGATCCGCTACCTCACGCTGTACGGCCTGCGCTGGTTACCAAGCGGCCTGCTCATGCCGGTGATGATCCTGCTGATGCAGGAGCGCGGGCTCACGCTGTCCCAGATCGGCCTGGTCGCCACCGCGCAGGGCCTCGTCGTGCTGGCGCTGGAGTTGCCCACCGGCGGCTTCGCCGACGCGCTCGGCCGCAAGCCGGTGCTGGTCACCGCCTGGGTCATCGGCCTCGGCTCGCTGGCGCTCATGGCGGTGGCCGACTCGTTCTGGATGTTCTTCCTGGTCTGGGCGTTGCAGGGCGTCTACCGGGCGCTCGACAGCGGCCCGCTGGAATCCTGGTACGTCGACGCCACGCTCGCCGCCGACCCGAAAGCCGAGTACGAGCGCGGCCTCGGCTGGGCGGGCACCGTGGTCGGCGTCGCCATCGGTGCCGGCGCGCTGCTCAGCGGCGGCCTGGTCGCGCTCGGCCCGCTCGGCCCGGTCAGCGCGCTGGCCCTGCCGGTGATCGTCGCCGCCGTGCTCCAAGCGGTCTCCATCGTGGCCCTGCTGGCGCTGATGGCCGAGCGGCGGCCCGCGTCCGGCCCGGCCGCGCTGCGCGCCTCGGTCGTCGACGCGCCCCGCATGGTCGGGCAGGCCGTCGGGCTGCTGCGCCGCAACCGGGTACTGCTGGCCCTGGTCGCCGTCGAGCTGTTCTGGGGCTTCGGCATGGTCACCTTCGAGTCGCTGCTCCCGGTACGCCTCGCCGAGGTGCTCGGTGACCCGGACCGCGCCGCGGCGCTGCTCGGCCCCGCCGGCACGGCGGCCTGGCTCGCCAACGCCGCCGGCGCCGCGCTCACCCCGTTCCTGCTGCGCCGCCTCGGCGCCGCCCCGGCCGCCGCGCTGATGCGGATCCTCCAGGGCGTGACGGTGGTCGGCATGGGCCTGCTGGCTGGTCCGGTCGGCATCCTCATCGCGTACCTGGCCTGCTACACCGTGCACGGCGCGTCGAACCCGCTGCACATGGGACTGCTGCACCGGCAGGTCGACGGCCCGTACCGGACGAGCGTGCTGTCGCTCAACTCGATGGCCGGCCAGCCGGCCGGCGCGCTCGGCGCGGTCACGCTCACCGCGCTGGCCGACGCCACGAGCGTCGGCGTCGCCATGATCGTCGGCGGGGTGGTGCTCGCCGTGGCCGCGCCGCTCTACCTGCCGGCCTGGCGCGCGGCCCGCCGTACCTCCGCCGAGGCCGAGGTGGCACCGGAGGTGACGGGCGGCGGACCCGGCCACGCCGGCCTGGCGTCCGAGCCGCCCCTCGACCCGGCCGACCGTGCCACGGTCGTCGGCGCGGCCCGGGCTGCCGGCCGGGGCGAGCCGGTCGTGCCGGCGTCACCCGGCCGCGAATGA
- a CDS encoding GNAT family N-acetyltransferase: MIIVDEALIGREALLAAAGHHPFARHALRRDEAVRGWRRGGAVGWLLPPGEWSAGGAVGAPGPALGVFAAQRADGTLSAGQSINLSHADPDEVSARLPVARLTEWDFLWTTGPPPRQPEQERVVRLTGADLPALAALIEEAFPSTTSRPGDPGIVDWYGIRDGDRLLACGADRSRGDIGFLAGLTVAPGLRGRGLGAALTAGMTGALFARYDTVALGVYPDNVGALRLYRRLGFTATERRTSIKLA; the protein is encoded by the coding sequence ATGATCATTGTCGACGAGGCGCTGATCGGGCGGGAGGCGTTGCTCGCCGCGGCCGGCCACCACCCGTTCGCCCGGCACGCGCTCCGGCGCGACGAGGCCGTGCGGGGGTGGCGGCGTGGCGGCGCGGTCGGATGGCTGCTTCCACCGGGCGAGTGGTCGGCCGGCGGGGCGGTCGGTGCCCCCGGCCCGGCGCTCGGCGTCTTCGCCGCCCAGCGGGCGGACGGGACGTTGTCGGCCGGACAGTCGATCAACCTGTCCCACGCCGATCCGGACGAGGTGTCCGCGCGGCTGCCGGTGGCCCGGCTGACCGAGTGGGACTTCCTCTGGACCACCGGCCCGCCGCCGCGCCAGCCGGAGCAGGAGCGGGTGGTACGCCTGACCGGGGCCGACCTTCCCGCGCTGGCCGCGCTGATCGAGGAGGCGTTCCCGAGCACCACCTCCCGGCCGGGCGACCCGGGGATCGTCGACTGGTACGGCATCCGCGACGGTGACCGTCTGCTCGCCTGCGGCGCGGATCGCAGCCGCGGCGACATCGGATTCCTGGCCGGGTTGACAGTCGCCCCCGGGCTTCGCGGCCGAGGGCTGGGCGCGGCGCTGACCGCCGGAATGACGGGCGCCCTGTTCGCCCGGTACGACACGGTGGCGCTCGGCGTCTACCCGGACAACGTGGGCGCGCTGCGGCTCTACCGGCGGCTCGGCTTCACCGCCACCGAACGCCGCACCTCGATCAAGCTGGCCTGA
- a CDS encoding replication-associated recombination protein A, translated as MESDALFTLGEPAGAPAGTGGADGFTDARADSPLPVRMRPAGIDELVGQEHLLAPGAPLRQLVEGSAPMSVILWGPPGSGKTTIAHLVARATDRRFVAMSALTAGVKDVRAVIETARRQRRSGGPPTVLFIDEVHRFSKTQQDSLLAAVEDRTVTLLAATTENPYFSVISPLLSRCVLLTLQALDDDDVRGLLRRAVADERGLGGSLVLAQEAEDHLVRLAGGDVRKALTALEAAAATATALGAERIDLAVAEQAVDVAAVRYDRDGDAHYDVTSAFIKSMRGSDVDAALHWLARMLVAGEDARFIARRLVIFASEDVGMADPTALTVATAAAHAVEYVGLPEAQLNLAQAVIHLATAPKSNSATAAIGAAVADVRAGRGGPVPRGLRDAHYSGARGLGHGAGYRYPHDDHRGVVTQQYAPDDLVGTDYYQPSGHGAERAVATRLPLLRRIVRGLPAPTTREAGAPAAVNGARVGGGEQASGASEGGSDAAEGGQ; from the coding sequence ATGGAATCGGACGCCCTCTTCACCCTCGGCGAGCCGGCCGGCGCACCCGCGGGCACGGGCGGCGCCGACGGCTTCACCGACGCCCGGGCGGACTCGCCCCTGCCGGTGCGGATGCGGCCGGCCGGCATCGACGAACTGGTCGGGCAGGAGCACCTGCTCGCGCCGGGCGCGCCGCTGCGTCAGCTGGTCGAGGGCTCGGCGCCGATGTCGGTGATCCTCTGGGGTCCGCCGGGCAGCGGCAAGACCACCATCGCCCACCTCGTGGCCCGGGCCACCGACCGGCGGTTCGTGGCGATGTCCGCGTTGACCGCCGGCGTGAAGGACGTGCGCGCCGTGATCGAGACCGCGCGGCGGCAGCGCCGGTCCGGCGGCCCGCCGACGGTGCTGTTCATCGACGAGGTGCACCGGTTCAGCAAGACCCAGCAGGACTCGCTTCTCGCCGCCGTCGAGGACCGGACTGTCACGCTGCTGGCGGCGACCACCGAGAACCCGTACTTCTCGGTCATCTCGCCCTTGCTGTCGCGCTGCGTGCTGCTCACCCTCCAGGCCCTCGACGACGACGACGTACGCGGGCTGCTGCGCCGCGCGGTCGCCGACGAGCGCGGCCTCGGCGGCTCGCTGGTCCTGGCGCAGGAGGCGGAGGACCACCTGGTCCGGCTCGCCGGGGGCGACGTGCGCAAGGCGCTCACCGCGCTGGAGGCGGCAGCGGCCACCGCGACCGCGCTCGGCGCCGAACGGATCGATCTGGCCGTGGCCGAGCAGGCGGTCGACGTGGCGGCGGTGCGCTACGACCGCGACGGCGACGCCCACTACGACGTGACCAGCGCGTTCATCAAGAGCATGCGCGGCTCCGACGTGGACGCGGCACTGCACTGGCTGGCCCGGATGCTGGTGGCCGGGGAGGACGCCCGGTTCATCGCCCGCCGGCTGGTGATCTTCGCCAGCGAGGACGTCGGGATGGCCGATCCCACCGCGCTGACGGTGGCCACCGCCGCCGCCCACGCGGTCGAGTACGTGGGCCTGCCGGAGGCACAGCTCAACCTGGCCCAGGCGGTCATCCACCTGGCCACCGCGCCGAAGTCGAACTCGGCCACCGCCGCGATCGGCGCCGCCGTCGCCGACGTACGCGCCGGTCGCGGCGGCCCGGTGCCGCGCGGGCTGCGCGACGCCCACTACTCCGGCGCGCGCGGACTCGGCCACGGGGCCGGCTACCGCTACCCGCACGACGACCACCGGGGGGTGGTCACCCAGCAGTACGCTCCGGACGACCTCGTCGGAACCGACTACTACCAGCCCAGCGGGCACGGCGCGGAGCGGGCGGTGGCCACCCGGCTGCCGCTGCTGCGCCGGATCGTCCGTGGGCTGCCGGCACCGACGACCCGGGAGGCCGGCGCCCCGGCCGCCGTGAACGGGGCCCGGGTGGGGGGCGGCGAGCAGGCCAGCGGGGCGAGTGAGGGCGGCAGCGACGCCGCCGAGGGGGGTCAGTAG
- a CDS encoding DUF948 domain-containing protein, with amino-acid sequence MSGGEIAALIAAGAFLMLVLVLAVPILRLRHTVDATTRMITEVNERTAPLLGDVNTTVKNVNVALEQVQTSLDGVNLQLAKVDTMTSHAQNVTANVANLATVVSAAAANPLVKVAAFGYGVRRAASARRHAETEREVRDTIKQQRRAAKRGNR; translated from the coding sequence GTGAGTGGTGGAGAGATCGCTGCGCTGATCGCGGCCGGCGCGTTCCTGATGCTGGTGCTCGTGCTGGCGGTGCCGATCCTGCGGCTGCGGCACACCGTGGACGCGACGACCCGCATGATCACCGAGGTGAACGAGCGCACCGCGCCGTTGCTCGGTGACGTGAACACCACGGTGAAGAACGTCAACGTGGCGCTGGAGCAGGTGCAGACCTCGCTGGACGGGGTGAACCTGCAGCTCGCCAAGGTGGACACCATGACCAGCCACGCGCAGAACGTCACCGCGAACGTGGCGAACCTGGCCACCGTGGTCTCGGCCGCCGCCGCGAACCCGCTGGTCAAGGTGGCCGCGTTCGGGTACGGCGTGCGCCGGGCCGCGTCCGCGCGCCGGCACGCCGAGACCGAGCGCGAGGTGCGCGACACCATCAAGCAGCAGCGCCGGGCCGCCAAGCGCGGCAACCGCTGA
- the alaS gene encoding alanine--tRNA ligase — protein sequence MKTAEIKRRFLAHFEANGHTVVPSAPLPAISDPNLLFINAGMVQFVPYFLGQQAPPYARATSVQKCIRTPDIDEVGKTSRHGTFFQMNGNFSFGDYFKSGAIPLAWDLATKSVEAGGFGLDPERIWATVYLDDDEAYDIWRATGVPAERIVRRGKADNFWSMGIPGPCGPCSELYYDRGPAYGREGGPEVDEDRYLEFWNLVFMQFERGPGAGKEDFPILGDLPAKNIDTGMGLERMASLLQGVDNLYEIDEVRPILDKAAELTGKRYGVHSGHAANESHPDDVRLRVIADHVRTSLMLIGDGVTPSNEGRGYVLRRIMRRAIRAVRLLGYQDRALPELLPVARDCMAPSYPELAEDFGRISQYAYAEEDAFLATLRAGTTILDTAIAETKSAGKAALSGDKAFQLHDTYGFPIDLTLEIAAEQGLQVDAEGFRRLMADQRSRAKADAQARKTGHTDVSAYRSVLDGGGPVEFTGYTELSRESRVRALLSGGAAVSAAVEGDTIELVLDTTPFYAEGGGQQPDQGLITVGGGQVEVFDVQQPVPGLIVHRAKVVRGEVRSGETGYAEIDVSRRRAISRSHTATHLVHQTMRNFLGESATQAGSLNAPGRLRFDFNTPTGVAPSVLHDVEQQVNEVLLADLEVHAFVTSQEEARRIGAMALFGEKYGERVRVVEVGDYARELCGGTHVARSAQLGLVKILSEASVGSGVRRIEALVGMDAFGFLAREHLLVSRLAELFRVPGEQVADRVEQTVTQLRDAEKELEKLRAQLVLGGAGALAAQAKDVRGVAYVGTEAPEGAAANDVRTLAQEIRGRIDAARPAVVAVAARANGKASLVVAVNQAARGRGLSAKDLVKAAFSGRGGGSDDLAQGGGLPAAEAPKLLVTVEQAVAGTA from the coding sequence ATGAAGACGGCGGAGATCAAGCGGCGGTTCCTCGCCCACTTCGAGGCGAACGGGCACACCGTGGTGCCGTCCGCTCCGCTGCCCGCCATCAGCGACCCGAACCTGCTGTTCATCAACGCGGGCATGGTGCAGTTCGTGCCCTACTTCCTGGGCCAGCAGGCCCCGCCGTACGCGCGGGCGACGAGCGTGCAGAAGTGCATCCGTACGCCGGACATCGACGAGGTCGGCAAGACCAGCCGGCACGGCACGTTCTTCCAGATGAACGGCAACTTCTCCTTCGGTGACTACTTCAAGTCCGGGGCGATCCCGCTCGCCTGGGACCTGGCCACGAAGTCGGTCGAGGCGGGCGGCTTCGGCCTGGACCCGGAGCGGATCTGGGCCACCGTCTACCTGGACGACGACGAGGCGTACGACATCTGGCGTGCCACCGGCGTGCCGGCCGAGCGGATCGTGCGCCGGGGCAAGGCCGACAACTTCTGGTCGATGGGCATCCCCGGCCCGTGCGGCCCGTGCTCCGAGCTGTACTACGACCGCGGCCCGGCCTACGGCCGCGAGGGCGGCCCGGAGGTCGACGAGGACCGCTACCTGGAGTTCTGGAACCTCGTCTTCATGCAGTTCGAGCGCGGCCCGGGCGCCGGCAAGGAGGACTTCCCGATCCTCGGTGACCTGCCGGCGAAGAACATCGACACCGGCATGGGCCTGGAGCGGATGGCCTCGCTGCTGCAGGGCGTGGACAACCTCTACGAGATCGACGAGGTCCGGCCGATCCTGGACAAGGCCGCCGAACTGACCGGCAAGCGCTACGGCGTGCACTCCGGTCACGCGGCGAACGAGTCGCACCCGGACGACGTGCGGCTGCGGGTGATCGCCGACCACGTGCGCACCTCGCTGATGCTCATCGGCGACGGCGTGACCCCGTCGAACGAGGGCCGGGGCTACGTGCTGCGCCGGATCATGCGCCGCGCGATCCGGGCCGTTCGGCTGCTCGGCTACCAGGACCGGGCGCTGCCGGAGCTGCTGCCGGTGGCGCGCGACTGCATGGCGCCGTCTTACCCGGAGCTGGCCGAGGACTTCGGCCGGATCTCCCAGTACGCGTACGCCGAGGAGGACGCGTTCCTGGCCACGCTGCGCGCCGGCACCACCATCCTGGACACCGCCATCGCCGAGACCAAGTCGGCGGGCAAGGCGGCGCTCTCCGGTGACAAGGCGTTCCAGCTGCACGACACGTACGGCTTCCCGATCGACCTGACCCTGGAGATCGCGGCCGAGCAGGGGTTGCAGGTCGACGCGGAGGGCTTCCGCCGGCTGATGGCCGACCAGCGCAGCCGGGCCAAGGCCGACGCGCAGGCCCGCAAGACCGGGCACACCGACGTGTCGGCGTACCGGTCGGTGCTCGACGGCGGCGGGCCGGTGGAGTTCACCGGCTACACGGAGCTGAGCCGCGAGTCCCGGGTGCGCGCGCTGCTGTCCGGCGGCGCCGCTGTCTCCGCCGCGGTGGAGGGCGACACGATCGAGCTGGTGCTCGACACCACCCCGTTCTACGCCGAGGGCGGCGGGCAGCAGCCCGACCAGGGGCTCATCACCGTCGGCGGCGGCCAGGTCGAGGTCTTCGACGTGCAGCAGCCGGTGCCCGGCCTGATCGTGCACCGGGCCAAGGTGGTGCGCGGCGAGGTGCGCTCCGGGGAGACCGGGTACGCCGAGATCGACGTGTCCCGCCGCCGGGCGATCTCCCGCTCGCACACCGCGACGCACCTGGTGCACCAGACGATGCGCAACTTCCTCGGTGAGTCGGCCACCCAGGCAGGTTCGCTGAACGCGCCGGGCCGGCTGCGGTTCGACTTCAACACCCCGACGGGTGTGGCGCCGAGCGTGCTGCACGACGTGGAGCAGCAGGTGAACGAGGTGCTCCTGGCCGACCTGGAGGTGCACGCGTTCGTCACCAGCCAGGAGGAGGCGCGCCGGATCGGGGCGATGGCCCTGTTCGGCGAGAAGTACGGCGAGCGGGTCCGGGTCGTCGAGGTCGGCGACTACGCCCGGGAGCTGTGCGGCGGCACGCACGTGGCCCGCTCCGCCCAGCTCGGCCTGGTGAAGATCCTCTCCGAGGCGTCGGTGGGCTCCGGGGTACGCCGGATCGAGGCGCTCGTCGGCATGGACGCGTTCGGCTTCCTGGCCCGCGAGCACCTGCTGGTGTCCCGGCTGGCGGAGCTGTTCCGGGTGCCGGGGGAGCAGGTCGCCGACCGGGTGGAGCAGACCGTCACGCAGCTGCGCGACGCGGAGAAGGAGCTGGAGAAGCTGCGCGCCCAGCTCGTGCTCGGCGGGGCCGGCGCCCTGGCCGCGCAGGCGAAGGACGTGCGCGGCGTCGCGTACGTCGGCACCGAGGCGCCCGAGGGCGCGGCGGCGAACGACGTGCGGACGCTCGCCCAGGAGATCCGGGGCCGGATCGACGCGGCCCGCCCGGCGGTGGTCGCGGTGGCGGCCCGAGCCAACGGCAAGGCGTCCCTGGTGGTGGCCGTCAACCAGGCTGCCCGGGGCCGGGGCCTGAGCGCGAAGGACCTCGTGAAGGCGGCGTTCTCCGGCCGGGGCGGCGGCAGCGACGACCTGGCCCAGGGTGGCGGGCTGCCCGCGGCGGAGGCGCCGAAGCTGCTGGTCACCGTCGAGCAGGCGGTCGCCGGCACGGCATGA
- the ruvX gene encoding Holliday junction resolvase RuvX, with protein MGELSRGVRLGVDVGQVRVGVARCDPHGILATPLVTLARDLTAEPDAVPADMAELVRLAAEHEAVGIVVGLPINLAGKHGPAAANVSAYASRLADVMRPIPVTLTDERMSTVVASRRLAERGVRGKRQRAVVDQAAAVEILQSWLDAQRRRTR; from the coding sequence GTGGGCGAGCTGTCCCGTGGCGTCCGGCTGGGCGTCGACGTGGGTCAGGTCCGGGTGGGGGTGGCCCGTTGTGATCCGCACGGCATCCTCGCCACGCCCCTGGTCACGCTGGCCCGCGACCTGACCGCGGAACCGGACGCGGTGCCCGCCGACATGGCCGAGTTGGTCCGGCTCGCCGCCGAGCACGAGGCGGTGGGGATCGTGGTCGGCTTGCCGATCAACCTCGCCGGAAAGCACGGGCCCGCGGCGGCGAACGTATCGGCATATGCCAGCCGATTGGCTGATGTAATGAGGCCGATTCCGGTGACGCTGACGGACGAGAGGATGTCTACCGTCGTCGCGAGTCGTAGGCTGGCCGAACGGGGCGTCCGGGGAAAGCGCCAACGGGCGGTGGTCGACCAGGCCGCCGCGGTGGAGATTCTGCAGAGCTGGCTGGACGCACAGCGGAGGCGGACGCGATGA
- the mltG gene encoding endolytic transglycosylase MltG: MIDDLDLGFDEQDRGDKGRHRRGAVRRRQGKSGGGPGKTLLALALALILLGGIGGGAFYGFDRVQNYFVTPDYDGSGTAEVTVEIKQGALLADMADALVAADVVKSTKAFIEAAEENSRSKNIQPGTYKLRKQMSGDAAVAAMLDLKNRIVNGITIPEGLTAKTVYKRLSEKTDIPVKDFEAAAKDPIALGVPDWWFKRSDGKTVKPSIEGFLFPDTYEIPPKATAETVLKLMVNNFLTVTSNMQYAEKVQKERGGITPYEALIVASLAQAEAGNKADLGKVARVAYNRVYGEFDCNCLEMDVTVNYYLELTGQKTKASKDMTAAELDNPKNPYNRKLRGLVPSPINNPGKEALEGALSPPPGKWLYFVAISKDGRSAFAETYDEQLRNERKAKEAGII; the protein is encoded by the coding sequence ATGATCGACGACCTTGACCTGGGCTTCGACGAGCAGGACAGGGGGGATAAGGGCCGGCACCGGCGCGGCGCGGTGCGCCGACGGCAGGGCAAGTCCGGCGGCGGCCCGGGCAAGACCCTGCTCGCCCTCGCGCTCGCGCTGATCCTGCTGGGCGGCATCGGCGGCGGCGCGTTCTACGGCTTCGACCGGGTCCAGAACTACTTCGTCACGCCCGACTACGACGGCTCCGGCACCGCCGAGGTGACCGTCGAGATCAAGCAGGGCGCGCTGCTCGCCGACATGGCCGACGCGTTGGTCGCGGCCGACGTGGTGAAGAGCACCAAGGCGTTCATCGAGGCCGCCGAGGAGAACTCGCGCAGCAAGAACATCCAGCCTGGCACGTACAAGCTGCGCAAGCAGATGAGCGGCGACGCGGCGGTCGCGGCGATGCTGGACCTCAAGAACCGGATCGTGAACGGGATCACCATCCCCGAAGGCCTCACCGCGAAGACGGTCTACAAGCGGCTCTCCGAGAAGACCGACATCCCGGTCAAGGACTTCGAGGCGGCGGCGAAGGACCCGATCGCGCTCGGCGTCCCGGACTGGTGGTTCAAGCGCTCCGACGGCAAGACGGTCAAGCCGTCGATCGAGGGCTTCCTCTTCCCCGACACGTACGAGATCCCGCCGAAGGCCACCGCCGAGACGGTGCTCAAGCTGATGGTGAACAACTTCCTCACCGTCACCTCGAACATGCAGTACGCCGAGAAGGTGCAGAAGGAACGCGGCGGCATCACCCCGTACGAGGCGCTGATCGTCGCCTCGCTCGCGCAGGCCGAGGCCGGCAACAAGGCCGACCTGGGCAAGGTCGCCCGGGTGGCCTACAACCGGGTCTACGGCGAGTTCGACTGCAACTGCCTGGAGATGGACGTCACCGTCAACTACTACCTGGAACTGACCGGCCAGAAGACCAAGGCGTCCAAGGACATGACGGCCGCCGAGCTGGACAACCCGAAGAACCCGTACAACCGCAAGCTGCGCGGGCTGGTCCCGTCACCGATCAACAACCCGGGCAAGGAGGCGCTCGAGGGCGCGCTGAGCCCGCCGCCGGGCAAGTGGCTCTACTTCGTGGCGATCAGCAAGGACGGGCGCTCCGCGTTCGCCGAGACCTACGACGAGCAACTGCGCAACGAGCGGAAGGCCAAGGAGGCCGGGATCATCTGA
- a CDS encoding shikimate dehydrogenase, with amino-acid sequence MADPRRAAVVGKPIAHSLSPVIHTAGYAAAGLTGWSYTRIEAGADEMPGLVAGLGPEWAGLSVTMPGKEAALALADEVAPVAAAVGAANTLVRRRDGTWYADNTDVTGMVEVLTGAGCVAGAVVTVLGAGGTARAAVAAAARIGAAEVTVVARSPEAVDELRPVAAAAGVPLAGAEWDGAPAHARADLVISTVPKGVADPLADNFDWRPESVFFDVVYDPWPTPLAAAALTAGCRVVSGLDLLLAQAFGQFEQFTGVPAPRAAMRAALPV; translated from the coding sequence ATGGCCGATCCCCGCCGCGCCGCGGTGGTCGGCAAGCCGATCGCCCACTCGCTCTCCCCGGTGATCCACACCGCCGGGTACGCGGCGGCCGGGCTGACCGGCTGGTCGTACACCCGGATCGAAGCCGGCGCCGACGAGATGCCCGGCCTGGTCGCGGGCCTCGGCCCGGAGTGGGCCGGGCTGTCAGTGACCATGCCGGGCAAGGAGGCGGCGCTCGCGCTGGCCGACGAGGTCGCGCCGGTCGCCGCCGCCGTCGGCGCCGCCAACACGCTGGTACGCCGCCGCGACGGCACCTGGTACGCGGACAACACCGACGTCACCGGCATGGTCGAGGTGCTCACCGGCGCCGGCTGCGTGGCCGGGGCGGTGGTCACCGTGCTCGGCGCGGGTGGCACCGCCCGGGCGGCCGTCGCGGCGGCGGCCCGGATCGGGGCGGCCGAGGTGACTGTGGTGGCCCGCAGCCCGGAGGCGGTCGACGAGCTGCGCCCGGTCGCGGCGGCCGCCGGCGTTCCGCTGGCCGGGGCCGAGTGGGACGGCGCGCCCGCGCACGCCCGCGCCGACCTGGTGATCTCCACGGTGCCGAAGGGCGTGGCCGACCCGCTCGCGGACAACTTCGACTGGCGGCCGGAGTCCGTGTTCTTCGACGTCGTCTACGATCCGTGGCCCACGCCGCTCGCGGCGGCGGCGCTGACTGCCGGGTGCCGGGTGGTCTCCGGGCTGGACCTGCTGCTGGCCCAGGCGTTCGGCCAGTTCGAGCAGTTCACCGGCGTTCCCGCCCCACGCGCCGCGATGCGCGCCGCCCTGCCGGTGTAA